A region of the Lepisosteus oculatus isolate fLepOcu1 chromosome 26, fLepOcu1.hap2, whole genome shotgun sequence genome:
ATTTAGATCCTGGCTGCTGTCCTCGTGGTTCAGTTTAGCCAAACATCATATTTCACTGTGGGCATTTCATGAACCGTCAAGACAGACATCATTAAGTTGACAGAGataaattaaaagtgaataataACACGGTAGGAACAGGAAAAgagctttaattaaaaaaaaacacaacacacatttcaaCAGCAGTTATGGTTGCTTGATAAAGATACGAAAGAAACTGTAACTGTGACAATGACAGAGCAACTGAATGAGAGGACACAGCAATGTCCTTCCTTTGTGTCACTGTGAGTCTGTTGCACAAGGTGAAGAGAATTTCAGCTGCTGTAACAAAATGGTCCTAACGGCTCAGTCCCAAAACAGTCATGGGAAAAGGACAAGCAAAGCGCATGTCTCACTAGTTGTTCTTGTGAGCAACAGTCTGTCAGTCCACTGGGCAGGGCTGAGCTGGAAAGATCTGACGATTTAGAACACCAGGGAGAAGCTGTAACCAGCAATGAAGTCCCCCCTCCCTGTCGTATGAATGCAGCTCAGGACAGGGTGGTGAAGTTGTCCCATGGCAGTGGGCTGGAGAGGTTGCTCGCctccagagagacagagaaattGCCCCGTGCCTGAGCCAGGACGTCTGGGGGGAAGATGAGGTGCATGATGATGCCAATGGCCAAGATGCCCAGTCCAGCCAGTAGAACCAGTCCCCGGCGCCAGACCAGCtggctgagagagaggaggcccCTGGGGTTCACCTCCTCTTCCCTAGTGTCCCCTTCAGGGTCCCCTGTGACCTCCAGCGCCAGCCCCCCACGCTCCTCTGTCCTTACGGCTGTGTATGTGCAGATCCTGCTGCCGCCGGGCTGTGTCAGAGAACACAGAGCGTCACCGCACTCGAACCCAAGACCCAAACAGAAATTTCCTGAGCTATTTTTAATTCTACACAAACCAAGAGTTAATGGCATATAGAATgtttcaacaaaaaaaagcatttttgatACATTGTTTGAAGTTGAACCTTCACTGCTtctattaaaaaacatttttctgtctCCTCAATACAAGTTGAAGTGTAGACAgccaatgaaaattaaaaacttcCTCCCCTGAAACAACCCTCTGTCTCATAGACCTGGACTTCATTGAAAGACATCAAACCAGGCTGCAGGAAGGTCAGAGGTCCCTGGgccaattaaattgtttttctcaCCTCTCTGGGGACAGTTTTCTGCTCTGAAGTGTGTCCTGAGCTCTCTGTGGACAGGCCGTCTGTCAGAGCCTCTCCAATAGGTGGCTTCATCCCCACGCGTGTCACACGCACAGTCTTCCCAGCACGCACTTGGGCCTGCAGAACAACACAGCGCCCCTTCAgcatcaaagacagactggggTGTGGAGCAGTGAAGTACACAACTAGCCGGTGCCCCGGCTTCTGCCTTTCTCAAATGCAAACCTTCGTGGaaacatgagatttgaattaATACTACGgatgaaaattaaatcaaattactGAAGATACAATCAAGCACAGCTTTTCTGAGACTTGCCTCCTCCATCACTTGCTTCCAGTTCATCTTCAGGATGAGGGCGATGAAGAAGGTAGTCTGCAGAAAGACGCAGATCAGCAAACCCAGCCACAGACCTGGAGCAAAAGGGAAGACCAGACCAGAAAGGACATTGTAGCAGCAGAACAGGAATGGCCTGACCAGATTCTCTTTTGGAACAAACACGTTATCTAAGCTTAAGCTACACAAGGTGGGCTAGATGCGCcaactactgtataacatcTGTGTATTATTTATGGTTTGTGTAAATATATAGAGTTGCCTGTATATTTCTCTACTGCAAACCTGTTGTGAAACATGGCACAATATGCAAGTGgcaattttgaaaaatgttcatttgttttattctgaATATGCTATCAGTGCATGCAATGTCCCATTGGGTTGCAAAGAAAAATCTTACCAAAGACTCTTAGCTTTGCTGCAAACATTAAAGAGATGCCCAGGGGGAGCCCAATGCAGTAATACCCAATCAGATTAGAGACTGCAGCAATTTTCTGCTTGCCTGCTCCCAGGATGATGCCTAAAGCGACACACTGGAGACAAAACGGGCATGCCTCAGAGCTGTTGAAAAGATTTTAGGATGTAAACTGTGCACACTAAATGCGTCCCTTCACTTCAGTTATGTATCAGAGCTCAATCAATAACACAACAACACAAACTTCTTTACCTACAGCACTGAGCATTCAAAACTAAACATGTATGCTGTGCACTGCAAGAGGCATCCTGGGTTAAGACCGGTCAGGATCGGTCAGGAGTGAGATGCAAGGATGAATGGTATTTTCTTGATGGGCTTGTTTCAGTCCTGTCCAGTAAAAACATTATAACGCTGTCCTGCTAGTTACTATTGGAGGTTCCATCATAAGGGTCTGTTTAAAGCCATGTCTTAGATGTTTCATTAACATGAATAAGAGGCATTACTTTCGTGACCCTTGCACAGTACATAGCATTTAGGGCTACCTGTTTTGTAAAAAGGAAAATcgatctgtgttttttttgacTCACCACAAGAGCATCAAAGAACTGCAGGGGAATGTACACATTCATCACCTCGGACACCATCTGCACAATCATCCTGAGAAAGACAGGAAAACAGGAGTTGAAGTAGCAGTTGCATTACATTAAAttctcctttttaaaataaaccccCAATTCAGGGGAGACAGCTGTGATCCTACAGGTGCTGGGAGCATTCTCTACACACATCTGCAAGCTGAGAAACACAAGCGCCAACTCAAATCAATCTCTCACCAGGATATCAACCCCAGGTGCCAATCTCACTTTCCAGCATTCCTTGCACAAGCACTCTGGAATTTCTGGAATTACAGGGCTTGGAAGAAACTATTTTTGCTTACTCATCAGAGGTGAAGATGTAACCAATCACAGACTTGGTAGAACCCACTACAGCCCCCAGGACAACAGCCAGCAATGCtgatgagaaaaaaagagaacataTCAACATTCTCTAAGCTCTGtgttatgcattttttaaataaagttttaaaaatatttctgtttaagaaTCTGGCAACTCACTCCTCTATAAACCCTGACTTTATCAGACTCTGTCTTGCTCCCGACCCGTCTGAAGGTTGCTATGGAAACACCTGCTTCACAGAAGACGGGTAGTGGCGGCGCCCAGCACAGCAGACTGACCTGCTAAGACGAGTGACACTTTGCTGGTCATGATGGCCTTGTCGATCTCTCCCGCCCCCAGGGCGTTCCCCACTCGCACGCAGGTGGCCGCGTTGATGCCCAGGGGAAACTGCACAGCACAGGAGACAGAGAGGCCTGAGAGAACCGCTGGGTCCAAAACACACCACACTCCTGTCTGCACGGGCAGGGAAAGACGGCTTTCGGAGCCTTCTCTAGGCTTCAGTGAATCGTTTCTTTAAGGCCCGATTGAAAGGTTCCTATTAAATCTGCAGACCTCCCATAGCTTTATCACGCTATGCCACAGTACTGAGTACGCTTGATGATCTGAATGGCATCTTCTCTTCTGTTGCCTTTCTGATGTAACATTACAGCAAAGGAAGCAATAGCATGGCACAGTGAAACTGCAGGAACCCCAAAGAAAACTGAACTTATTTTTTGACTAAACATATTCTGAAGAAAAACTTTGAGGAGGAAGGCTGCTATTTGGGATCATAACTCGCCAGTATTTACCTAAAGGGGCAGCAGTGCACTTCAGGTAGCATTCAACAACACGCAGATGATAAAAGCTGCTGTCCCTCAGTCATTTGTCCAGTTACAATTTAAGTTAAGTATTACTGCTGAATCAGCGGGCATTTTAATCTAGAAATTAGTCAATTTAATGTTTAACTACATTTGCAGTAACAAATAAAAACCACCACCTGCTCTCCTTCCCATCAGCGCTATAAAGGCAGTTAATCAGCGTTTAGCTGTGTTACCATGTAGGTGATCGCTCCCAGCTCCAGGACCACATGTTGCACCCCGAGGTCGATCTCCCCCAGCATGCCTGCTCCACAGCAGCCACAGTCCCAAAGGGGGCAAAGAAGAGACATCGCGCTACGATCAGACTGGGGGAGCTctgtccccaaggatatcagagagtcaccttctctaaactccttcaaatccagactcaaaaccttctttagaagagcctctacttaactggttctgttctttatccctcagctcctactgtatttagtagcaccatctactgtctcctctaactgtgtattctcattgtgcatatcttgtgtatttttttgttgttgttactgtcattctgtaaagtgctttgagaagccacctttgaaggcgctatataaaataaagtttattattataacctTTCTCTACCTCAGATCACACACTGCTTCAGTTCTCTATGCTTTCAGGATAACAGAGATGCAATTctagtttctgttttttttttcttttaacttgaAATCAAGACATCAACAGCAACAGACCTGCAAGGAATCCACCGATCTCATAGATCCACCATTCAAAGCACAGCATAAGGGTGCTGGGAATGGCCAGTTGCATGAAGGAGCCCCATTCCTGAAGAGATGCCGTGGACCAGCCTGTATGGGGAGACAAAGAGTCACTTTAACAGATTCCAACAGCCAGCTGCTAATCTCACTCACAAGAGCAGCAGACTATAATAAAGCTTACAAAAAACAGCATTCTTGTGTAGTTTTTACAACCATTTAGTTTGGCATTTAGCtaggtatttttttaacataaataaattaactaccaaattatttttcaagttaTAAAACTTTGTAATTTGGACCTGCTAGTTTTTGAATCTTTATTAGGCTCTAACAACTACTCCATGCTGCCCCCATATGCTATGCAGGAGTGTTGCAGAATTACCACATGAGGACAAGCCAGGAGCTAAGTGGACACGTCCTGCACTCACCTCCCCAGGTTTTCACATGTAGCTTCTTCCAGCGAATGAAAGCGTACAAAAGCACACAGATGGCAATCTGAGATATGCTGTTAGCTGCTGCAGACCCTCTGAAGAAAAGGACATAATATAGCACTGACAAGAAAGCACAGCCACCAGTATTATTcaaagaacaggaaaatgaaagtgaaaataattaaagaaggAAATTAATCAAAATACTTCACTCCCAGATGCATCTGGAACAGCAGGACGTAGTTCACTGCCACGTTGATGACATTCGCAGCAACAGCTGTATACAATTGTGGCCAGATTATACCCTACAGAAAAAGCACAGTCATCTAAGCAgcttttttaataatgtaataaagaaCATTTACAATGCTCTATTTTCTGTGAAAATATAACAAAGCCCTCATTTAAATTAAGAAGAACAGAGGAACCCCAGTTCTCCCTGAGTCCACACAGGCTTTCTCCAGGTGATCTGGTTTGCCTGTGTTTCCCAAAGATGTGCTGAAATCTGTGAATTGCGTGTGCCACTGGCACCgaactggtgtcctgtcaaGTCTttggtcctgccttgtgccctcaCCAGGAATGAcaagctttctgataatggacagGCAGACGTAAACGATCAAGGCAGATGTAAATGAGCCCCGAACAGAGCCACCACTGTACCTGGTTCTGCAGGTAAGCCACCTGCAGCTGGTGAAGAAACATGGCCTGCAGAGCAGAGAAGATGGAGTTAGGAGTTCACAATTATGACAAGAGCACAGATTCTTGTTTTACAAGGCCCTCTCCTGCTGGGGCGAGTCAGAGGACACTGCAAAATTAAAGCACAACGCAAAACACAGGAACAGAAGCGGGGGAATCCTATAGAATACAGGACCCTGTCCTGTTTAGACAGGAAACCTGGACTGATACTATATGGGGACAGAGTGACCCTTTCtagaaagtgaaaaataaagggGTTGAGAATAATTTTCACAAGGGTTCATATAAATATAGCACCTAATCAACAGAGTAGTGACTTCCAGGGAGCCTGAAGTTTTGATTTTGAGGATTGTTTAAACAAGTAAGAAAGTATGATCCTTGGTAAACAGTGCAGTGAAGGCCTAGGACTGCAAGATAAACCTTACTGCACAGAGATcacgggtttgaatcccagctcTGCCACTTGTCAGCTGGCTGAGCTCCCAGGGGATGTATGTATTTCAGCTGAGCAGGGGTTGAGACAGAGTAGAGTCTGCTGGGAGATCTCAAACGTACACCTTTACCCCACTTGCTGAATGTGTGGCTGTGGGGTTTTAGCATTAATAGGGAAGGCTCTGTCTTCTCCTGACAACAAACTGAGCAGAAACCACGTGTTCTGTGTTCTGACTCCAAAGTCCGAGAAGAAGAACGTAGCTTGTCAAGGCTTGTCAGGCAGTAAGATAACTGGCTGTTCCAAGGTATAAAAAAAAGTCTGTGGTCTGTGGTCAAAAAAGAAATCGACTAGCCTAAATCTTAAAAGTAAAATCTACAGAGCAAACAATTTAAGACACTTGAGACATTTAAATGAACTGTGTGGGTTCAAATTAAGACAGCTGAACCCACACAATTCAGACAATATGAGCTCATCTACAATCAAATGCAACCCTCCCTTCCCCCAAAATGTAACAATTTACTGAACAAAAGAAATGAGCttactttttattaaacatacttACAGGAACAGCAGGTAGAAACGCAACCACATACAGCTGAGCTATcctgaaaagcaaaaacataacatttgtatttttttaagtttatctGCACTATGTAAGACTGTGTTAAGGCTATTAAGCCAGCTTTGCTGTGAAACACAAACCTATACCATTCGTGTGTTACAGTTAATACTGAAACATTAGCAACATTCAAAATAGAGGCATAATAGAATGAAAAGAGGAcacaaacatttacaaatgGGAGGTAGCCAATTAGTCCAGCAACCTTTTTAGGCTGCTAGTAACTTAAGGATCTCATACACTCAAGGATCTCATACACCTGTTTCTgtaagaagccagggtatcagtttACACAACAAGTTCGGACAGCTTATTACAGACCTGCCGGGATCGTTTTTAAAGACATTCCTCATGCACTACCGCTTTTTCTCCATTTGGATCCTCTGGTTGGCTTTGAAGAACCCAATGGCTCAACTTTGCTAAGTGTGGTTGAGGATAGCTCCTATGACCTTAGCTGGACTATTCTTCTGTACCATGGGaaagcttatacagtatgtcctgaaCATGGGTGCCTGTCGAGCCATCATTTGAAGGGACTTAAGAAGAAGCTGAAGAGAACTGAATTCCCAGAGTCCTGGATCTTGCATTCTCAGTGATGTTGCACATCATGCACATCTTGCTTCTGTTTAACTTCCATTTCCTGGGGCTTTCCTGGGGCTTTGTCTTTCATTTTCACCTCTGTGCCAAATAAGGTTTATCAATTTTATTTGTATCTATTCATTTTTTGTACCTGCACAACAGTAGCCTTGCATTTATTTACTGCATAATGAACACTTTTTATatatgaagtagttcaggtgggcagctgcgtcagcatgcgaaggctggaacaaaggaacaagtaataggtttattcatcTGAGGAAGAcaccacggccgaaacattgcgttttctttcttctcttttcagaatggaataaacctattgcttgttactttttatatatttcgAGTCACATGGAATAGGGGTATCTGCACCAAATAAGGAAGGATAATATGAAGAAGCATCTTCAACAACGTTTTGCATGTTCCTTATTTTTAATCATACAGCCTAAAGAACAAGCAAGAGTTTTTATACGAAAGGTGACAGTCATGGAAGTAGTTGCCATAGGCTCAGAAAAACAGTAAGTCGATCTGCAGAGAAATTTAAACTGAGAGAAAGCACTCTGCATAAGGCAACAGTACCAACAGCAAATGCTTCACAGATATAAGACAGGTTTGTATGGccatctttgaaaaactaatctTTTTTGCTCATTCACAGACCGACACTGGTAATAGTTAAATTCTGTTTCACCTGGCCACTTCCGCCTCCTGGTACAAGGCCAGCAGGATGGTCTCGGAGTTGATGAGAGTGGCCCAGCAGGGCAGGCAGAAGAGCAGCAGAATGAGAATGCTCCTCTGCAGGATCTCGCCAACGCGATTCAGATTCTTGCCCCCGAAAGTCTGTCAGGGAAAGAGCAGAGGTGCGCATTTCAGTGCACTGGCATTAAATAAGATTTCCTGTACCAAGCCAGGTATTTAACAGGGGTTTGTGACATTTTGGTTAAGTCTTATTCAagtctggagaagagtagggctGCTGCAGAATCACTGCATGTTTCTTCACCCTGATGTGGAATGGACAAGTGTCCCACATCCCTGAATCCCCTCGGATACCCCCAGCAGTCTGCACATGCAAACCCAGGCTTTTTTGGGTATGCATGTGCACATGTAAAAAGTGCATTGTAAAGCTCATTTCTCTAACTGCAAGCAATCAGGCagtattaaaatgtactgtagtgtgagAGCAGATGAAGATCTTTCAGAAAATGTGTCTGGTACAATCAGAACTGTGCCCCCAGCACTTCCCTGAACCTACAAGGACAAGTCAGCCAACACAGGGAGTATGGACATCACTGTAAAAGGCTCCTATAAGGAACGTAATTAAGCCTGTGTAGCTAACTGTTGCCTAATCAACCACAGCAGCAATCATGCAGTGCCTCACTACCACAGCTGGCTAGTGGCACAGCCAAGCTTTGAACTTGGAACCTCAACAAAAGGAGCTTTTTACAGGATGAGGAGCGGAAGGTCCATCCTTATTGGGATGCAATAAGATCCCCTATTGGGCTGTAATAAGACCCAGATAAAACACTGCAGGTATCTGCTTACCTGAGACACCAGCGTGTCACAGGCCAACGCTAGCCCAAATCCGGTTGCAGCTGTTGTGACATTAATAACCTGGAAAGGAAAACATCAATGTAAAAACAGCCTCATATGCTGGCTTCTCTGGGGTCACTGAATTCCACTGGAATTCTCTCCTGTGCAAAATGTACTACATTCAGACCCACTCCCACCACTCTGCACCTCCAGGCTCAGCTGGCACACTCACCGCTGAAGCCAGAGCGTAGCCGGCCAGCTCCATGTTCCCCAGGTGACCACAGAAAATAGTGATGGTGAAAGGCAACAAGAAATTCATAAGCCGAGATGCCAGCTGGGAAACAAAAAGAAGAACAATGAAAGGAAATACAAACTAGCAGTTTATCcccatttaaaaatgtgcaacacttttaaaccaaaaatatttttttctggttcaAGTTTTACATGTGGAACAATACATCAAGATGAACAAGTGAAACAAAGTTTCCAAGCAGAAAAGACATgtctaaaaaaaatcaccccCCGAAACCCACCTTAAAAATCAATGCACTGTATATGCATGCATGTATATTATCAATTCCCTTGTGTGCACCCTTCCATAACTAAAACACCTGGTAGCCTGCTGTGCCTGTACGCTGCTGATGTTTGAGACTACAGTATGCGCTTAATCTACATATGCTCATAGCGATAAACTCTGTCATTACTTTAAAATCCAGTTTTCAACACTCTACAGTATTTCTGCACCCCAAAGCCACTGTTAGTAAATCAAACTCCAGCCCAGaaagtttcatttttcaaagatCATTGTGAAACAAACATGATTTTACTTGCACTGTCCTACAACAGAAATAAATCAGTTGACATTTGGACAAAACACAAATGCCCATCAGTTTTAATGACTGACATGTTTTTGTTTGCAAACCAGTGCATCACATATCCTCGTCATGTCCTTACTCCTCTGACCGTTATACAAGAAGTGTGAGAGACAGCTTAGGGTTGAGGGTCTCTTACCAAGGGCCCAGTCAGCCGCAGAAGTTGGTACAGTTCATCTCTGTAATCCACTGGTATCCAGCGGAATAGTTTGGACCTGAGGCCGGAGTCTTCGCCAGTTTTCCTGTTGCACACCGGGAAATGGTCAGATTCTTGATTCTCTGTCTTTTCCATTTCCAGATCTTTGGGAATAAGATCCAGGAGAAAGGACTGCTTGTGCTCCAGTCGATAAGCCGATGCAGAGGGCTGTGCCAGGAACAGCTTCCAATGTTCTAGTTTTGTCCAGTTACTGATTAAAGAACGTGcagcaggatcactgtgtgaGTACAAAATATACTATCTTTAAGGAGAAGGGTCAGTTCTTAATCTTATCAGGAAAGTCTGCGCAAACAACTAAGCGCTTTTGTGGAAGGCTGGTGGTGATTATGTGGGTCTCATGGTGACACTTTCTCAAATCCCATCAAAAGGAAACATCGCAACATTTTGATCCAATGTCATGGTTTTTCTCACTTTCAACAGGTTGTGCGACAATGAAGTTGCTTAACTACAAATGAGAGATTCTTTTAGAGCTCCAAGGGTGATCCCAGTCCCCATTTTACTCCACTCCCACATGACTGCTGTCCATCTGatgacagaagagaaagagctTTGGCAACCCACCAGTGGTGCCTGTTAACCTTTGACCCAGCTTAATGCTAGGAGGGGACCTCAAAACTGAAAGCTGTGGCCAGCAATAAGCACGCACTGGCAGCAAGAACCTTACCGCTCTCATTACAAATCTTCCAGAGGAATGCAATATAAATACACTCTGAACCCATGATTACCATATCTGTGTTGCACAACAGGTTTTTCTGAGAACTCTCAGGTCCTGGAAGAGGTCAGCAATCCCTTGTAAACAGGGTCTGTTGGCAAAGAGATGTGTTAGTGATCTATCATAGGGATAAGAGATGGCAAATTATTGCTAAAGCTTGTGATTCCAAGTCTTTGTGGATAAGCAGATAGACCTTTGGTCTCTAGTATTGGCAGTCCTGCTCCTTTGATGAAATCTTGAAAAGTTGTACGGCATGCCTGCTTTATGAGGCTGCTACGGTGCAGCTTCTGAGAAAAATCGATAAGAGAAATGCTATGCTCAGCACAACTACTACTACACGCCTGGATACTTCTGAATGCATTCACGTTTTTCAGCTGCAATCCAACCTGTAACCTGTAACCTCACCCACTGGATCACAGAAGAGTGCACCCGTGAGTCACGTGGACCAGTGAAGTCATTCTGCTCTCCTGGCCCTGCCACTGGTGGGCTGTCACGCAACAGGGGCAGTCCGTGTCCCTTGTTATGATTCAGTGGCTGCGTGTGTTTGTTTATCCTGAAGTTCAGTCTATACTGGACTTTCGCTCACTCACAGTGTGCAGCACTGATGTGATGTGAGGTGCATGCAGATTTTGCTCCCGGTAGTGAAGAGCACATATTTAAATGCCTTTTGTCCAAATGATGGGTATCACGATTATGAAATACATACTGGCAAGCAATTGAAACCACTAGTGGACTTTGCACTCAATTCTTCCGTCAGAAGGACAACCCTTTCTTTCCCTCTTGCGGAGCTggggaaacacacacacaatgcaTGCCCAATCACCTGCCGATATCTCAAAAGCTGCAGCACATTTTGCTGAATAAAACTACACAACAGGGTCACACAGTCCCACTTAATGTGGTAGTTGTCATTGGTGTATAAGAGATACAACCTGGTGCCTCTGCATTATTTTCTGATGTGCTGGCACACACTCTCACCATCCCTAACCTTGGCAAGTAACTCATTCTCTCACTTTATTACTCATGTTAacagcacttactgtatatcactcaCACTGCCAAAAATAGAAGGTTTACGtataatacacatttttaaactatCTGACAATGACATTTTTGTATCTTTTAATAATTGTTT
Encoded here:
- the slc47a1 gene encoding multidrug and toxin extrusion protein 1 isoform X2; the encoded protein is MGRQQIYRPCLQGIADLFQDLRVLRKTCCATQICDPAARSLISNWTKLEHWKLFLAQPSASAYRLEHKQSFLLDLIPKDLEMEKTENQESDHFPVCNRKTGEDSGLRSKLFRWIPVDYRDELYQLLRLTGPLLASRLMNFLLPFTITIFCGHLGNMELAGYALASAVINVTTAATGFGLALACDTLVSQTFGGKNLNRVGEILQRSILILLLFCLPCWATLINSETILLALYQEAEVARIAQLYVVAFLPAVPAMFLHQLQVAYLQNQGIIWPQLYTAVAANVINVAVNYVLLFQMHLGVKGSAAANSISQIAICVLLYAFIRWKKLHVKTWGGWSTASLQEWGSFMQLAIPSTLMLCFEWWIYEIGGFLAGMLGEIDLGVQHVVLELGAITYMFPLGINAATCVRVGNALGAGEIDKAIMTSKVSLVLAALLAVVLGAVVGSTKSVIGYIFTSDEMIVQMVSEVMNVYIPLQFFDALVCVALGIILGAGKQKIAAVSNLIGYYCIGLPLGISLMFAAKLRVFGLWLGLLICVFLQTTFFIALILKMNWKQVMEEAQVRAGKTVRVTRVGMKPPIGEALTDGLSTESSGHTSEQKTVPREPGGSRICTYTAVRTEERGGLALEVTGDPEGDTREEEVNPRGLLSLSQLVWRRGLVLLAGLGILAIGIIMHLIFPPDVLAQARGNFSVSLEASNLSSPLPWDNFTTLS
- the slc47a1 gene encoding multidrug and toxin extrusion protein 1 isoform X3, with protein sequence MEKTENQESDHFPVCNRKTGEDSGLRSKLFRWIPVDYRDELYQLLRLTGPLLASRLMNFLLPFTITIFCGHLGNMELAGYALASAVINVTTAATGFGLALACDTLVSQTFGGKNLNRVGEILQRSILILLLFCLPCWATLINSETILLALYQEAEVARIAQLYVVAFLPAVPAMFLHQLQVAYLQNQGIIWPQLYTAVAANVINVAVNYVLLFQMHLGVKGSAAANSISQIAICVLLYAFIRWKKLHVKTWGGWSTASLQEWGSFMQLAIPSTLMLCFEWWIYEIGGFLAGMLGEIDLGVQHVVLELGAITYMFPLGINAATCVRVGNALGAGEIDKAIMTSKVSLVLAALLAVVLGAVVGSTKSVIGYIFTSDEMIVQMVSEVMNVYIPLQFFDALVCVALGIILGAGKQKIAAVSNLIGYYCIGLPLGISLMFAAKLRVFGLWLGLLICVFLQTTFFIALILKMNWKQVMEEAQVRAGKTVRVTRVGMKPPIGEALTDGLSTESSGHTSEQKTVPREPGGSRICTYTAVRTEERGGLALEVTGDPEGDTREEEVNPRGLLSLSQLVWRRGLVLLAGLGILAIGIIMHLIFPPDVLAQARGNFSVSLEASNLSSPLPWDNFTTLS
- the slc47a1 gene encoding multidrug and toxin extrusion protein 1 isoform X1, giving the protein MPYNFSRFHQRSRTANTRDQRPCLQGIADLFQDLRVLRKTCCATQICDPAARSLISNWTKLEHWKLFLAQPSASAYRLEHKQSFLLDLIPKDLEMEKTENQESDHFPVCNRKTGEDSGLRSKLFRWIPVDYRDELYQLLRLTGPLLASRLMNFLLPFTITIFCGHLGNMELAGYALASAVINVTTAATGFGLALACDTLVSQTFGGKNLNRVGEILQRSILILLLFCLPCWATLINSETILLALYQEAEVARIAQLYVVAFLPAVPAMFLHQLQVAYLQNQGIIWPQLYTAVAANVINVAVNYVLLFQMHLGVKGSAAANSISQIAICVLLYAFIRWKKLHVKTWGGWSTASLQEWGSFMQLAIPSTLMLCFEWWIYEIGGFLAGMLGEIDLGVQHVVLELGAITYMFPLGINAATCVRVGNALGAGEIDKAIMTSKVSLVLAALLAVVLGAVVGSTKSVIGYIFTSDEMIVQMVSEVMNVYIPLQFFDALVCVALGIILGAGKQKIAAVSNLIGYYCIGLPLGISLMFAAKLRVFGLWLGLLICVFLQTTFFIALILKMNWKQVMEEAQVRAGKTVRVTRVGMKPPIGEALTDGLSTESSGHTSEQKTVPREPGGSRICTYTAVRTEERGGLALEVTGDPEGDTREEEVNPRGLLSLSQLVWRRGLVLLAGLGILAIGIIMHLIFPPDVLAQARGNFSVSLEASNLSSPLPWDNFTTLS